A genomic region of Herbaspirillum sp. DW155 contains the following coding sequences:
- a CDS encoding NADH-quinone oxidoreductase subunit C, whose protein sequence is MTTKLETLEAALRNALGGYLQNLTVALGEVTVVVKAADYLSAMRVLRDHADTRFEQLIDLCGVDYSTYGDGAWEGPRFAVVSHLMSISHNWRVRVRVFAPDDDLPIVASVDPIWNSAGWYEREAFDFYGILFDGHSDLRRILTDYGFIGHPFRKDFPVSGYVEMRYDAEQKRVIYQPVTIEPREITPRIIREENYGIK, encoded by the coding sequence ATGACGACAAAATTGGAAACTCTCGAAGCCGCCCTGCGTAATGCGCTTGGAGGGTATCTTCAGAACCTGACCGTGGCCCTCGGTGAAGTCACCGTAGTGGTCAAGGCCGCTGACTACCTGTCGGCCATGCGCGTGCTGCGCGACCATGCCGACACCCGTTTCGAACAACTGATCGACCTGTGCGGCGTGGACTATTCCACCTACGGCGACGGTGCCTGGGAAGGTCCGCGCTTTGCCGTGGTGTCGCACCTGATGTCGATCTCGCACAACTGGCGTGTGCGCGTGCGCGTGTTCGCGCCGGATGACGATCTGCCCATCGTGGCTTCGGTCGATCCGATCTGGAACTCGGCTGGCTGGTACGAGCGTGAAGCCTTCGACTTCTACGGCATCCTCTTCGACGGCCACTCCGACCTGCGCCGCATCCTGACCGACTATGGCTTCATCGGCCACCCGTTCCGCAAGGACTTCCCGGTGTCCGGCTATGTCGAAATGCGTTACGACGCCGAACAGAAACGCGTCATCTATCAACCCGTAACGATCGAGCCGCGCGAAATCACGCCGCGCATCATTCGTGAAGAAAACTACGGGATCAAATAA